In a single window of the Delftia tsuruhatensis genome:
- a CDS encoding tripartite tricarboxylate transporter substrate binding protein: protein MTTRKWLAALMALGCTVAAAQESFPSRPLTLINPWAAGSSTDVMARTLAEEFRQQLGQSVVVVSRDGGSGVIGMNLLAQAPADGLTLAFTPMTPITVQPHYVKGLKLGPDSVQPLCGVTENILGVSVRADSPFKSIGDLVAAAKKGSLSYGSPGPNSAPFLAMDQLERDQALKFLHVPYKGDAGSIQELLAGRLDFVSSIAASAAPQIRAGKLRLLAVASERRHPAFPEVPTFRELGMAVQEESFAGLFVPRGVPEAVLGRLDAACAAAARSDAVRQVAQRGDQVVFPQDRRQWERRIRDEFRKQGEAAQRHPAP from the coding sequence ATGACGACCCGCAAGTGGCTCGCCGCCCTGATGGCGCTGGGCTGCACCGTTGCCGCCGCGCAGGAATCCTTTCCGTCGCGGCCCCTGACCCTCATCAACCCCTGGGCGGCGGGCAGTTCCACCGATGTCATGGCGCGCACGCTGGCCGAGGAATTCCGCCAGCAACTGGGCCAGAGCGTGGTCGTGGTCTCGCGCGACGGGGGCTCGGGCGTGATCGGCATGAACCTGCTGGCCCAGGCACCGGCCGACGGGCTGACGCTGGCCTTCACGCCCATGACCCCCATCACCGTGCAGCCGCACTACGTCAAGGGCCTGAAGCTGGGGCCGGACAGCGTGCAGCCGCTGTGCGGCGTCACCGAGAACATCCTGGGCGTGAGCGTGCGAGCCGACAGCCCCTTCAAGTCCATCGGCGACCTGGTGGCGGCCGCGAAGAAGGGGTCGCTGAGCTACGGATCGCCAGGGCCGAATTCGGCCCCCTTCCTGGCCATGGACCAGCTGGAGCGCGACCAGGCGCTCAAGTTCTTGCATGTGCCCTACAAGGGCGATGCCGGCTCCATCCAGGAATTGCTGGCCGGGCGCCTGGATTTCGTCAGCAGCATCGCGGCCTCGGCAGCGCCCCAGATCCGTGCGGGCAAGCTGCGCCTGCTGGCCGTGGCCTCGGAGCGCCGCCACCCGGCCTTCCCCGAAGTGCCCACCTTCAGGGAGTTGGGCATGGCGGTGCAGGAGGAGTCCTTCGCCGGTCTGTTCGTGCCGCGTGGCGTGCCCGAGGCGGTGCTGGGCCGGCTGGATGCCGCCTGTGCCGCCGCCGCGCGCTCGGACGCCGTCAGGCAGGTGGCCCAGCGCGGCGACCAGGTGGTCTTCCCCCAGGACCGCCGCCAGTGGGAGCGGCGCATCCGCGATGAATTCCGCAAGCAGGGCGAGGCAGCGCAACGCCATCCCGCTCCCTGA
- a CDS encoding TetR/AcrR family transcriptional regulator — protein MTPSTDDTPAVEPRAQARERLLKAAEQLFARHGYAGTSLRAVMALAEVDTGAIHYHFRNKLGLLKALFEQRVAPVNGERHALLEKLEQQETPPAIEDILRAFIAPALRAAHSEGEADFNRVTALCSVDPEREVREVVFAAYDEAARRFAALLRQALPQLSQHDFQWRLECMYGAMMYIRSDNGRVSRMLGCGHRADPVEHVIDELVAFTAAGLSAAGLHAER, from the coding sequence ATGACGCCCAGCACCGATGACACGCCGGCCGTGGAACCCCGCGCCCAGGCCCGCGAACGCCTTCTGAAGGCTGCAGAACAGCTGTTTGCACGGCATGGCTATGCGGGCACCTCGCTGCGCGCCGTCATGGCGCTGGCCGAGGTGGACACGGGGGCCATCCACTACCATTTCCGCAACAAGCTGGGTCTGCTCAAGGCCTTGTTCGAACAGCGCGTGGCACCCGTCAACGGGGAACGCCATGCGCTGCTGGAGAAGCTGGAGCAGCAGGAGACACCGCCCGCCATCGAGGACATTCTTCGCGCCTTCATCGCTCCCGCGCTGCGCGCCGCGCACAGCGAGGGCGAGGCCGACTTCAACCGCGTCACGGCCCTGTGCTCGGTGGATCCCGAACGGGAGGTCAGGGAAGTGGTGTTTGCCGCCTACGACGAGGCGGCCAGGCGTTTTGCGGCCCTGTTGCGTCAGGCGCTGCCGCAGCTGTCGCAGCACGATTTCCAGTGGCGGCTGGAGTGCATGTACGGCGCCATGATGTACATCCGCTCCGACAACGGCCGTGTCAGCCGCATGCTGGGCTGCGGCCACCGCGCCGATCCCGTGGAGCATGTGATCGACGAGCTGGTGGCCTTCACTGCGGCGGGCCTCAGTGCGGCGGGCCTCCATGCGGAGCGGTGA
- a CDS encoding cupin domain-containing protein, with amino-acid sequence MTDSSLPPIRRVITANDAQGRSFIAEDGASPAVRLVEERPGYRITNLWRTDASPAQIDAPDTIAIHQGVAPPPYGTVLRILDIPPEPTNPQELQRALNATFARMYGDAHRNVQPGEHPGMHRTDTVDYALMLQGELVAILDRQETVLRAGDVLIQRGTNHAWANRSGRPARIAFVLVAGEQGM; translated from the coding sequence ATGACAGATTCCAGCCTGCCCCCCATCCGCCGCGTGATCACGGCCAACGACGCACAGGGCCGCTCCTTCATTGCCGAGGACGGGGCATCGCCCGCCGTGCGCCTGGTCGAGGAACGCCCCGGCTACCGCATCACCAACCTCTGGCGCACCGATGCCTCTCCCGCGCAGATCGATGCGCCAGATACCATTGCCATCCACCAGGGCGTGGCGCCACCGCCCTACGGAACGGTGCTGCGCATCCTGGACATTCCGCCCGAGCCCACCAATCCGCAGGAGCTGCAGCGCGCGCTCAATGCCACCTTCGCGCGCATGTACGGCGACGCCCATCGCAACGTGCAGCCCGGTGAGCATCCGGGCATGCACCGCACGGATACGGTGGACTACGCGCTGATGCTGCAAGGCGAGCTGGTCGCGATCCTGGATCGCCAGGAAACCGTGCTGCGCGCCGGAGACGTGCTCATACAGCGCGGCACCAACCATGCCTGGGCCAACCGCTCTGGCCGGCCTGCGCGCATTGCCTTCGTGCTGGTGGCGGGAGAGCAGGGCATGTGA
- the pbpC gene encoding penicillin-binding protein 1C, with translation MRLPRAALVAALLFAAGAAQALPSFSEVREGHRSSETALLSREGEVLQRQRTDTSVRRGEWVALSDISPALRTALVLSEDKRFYEHSGVDWKAVSAAAWGNLWNQRTRGASTITMQLAGLLDGDWRQGPGGRSVVQKLGQTVAAQVLDRRWRKDQILEAYLNLVPFRGEIVGIDALSRTLFGKAAHGLDAREAAIAAALVRAPNALPERVGQRACGVLQALAPEDVAARDCKAMELLTASMLQRRQWAASEGMAPHLARRLLAGGQARGLASVRSTLSAPVQRFAVQSLQQQLRELQGRNVEDGAIVVLDNATGDVLAWVGSSGDLSQAAEVDGVTAMRQPGSTLKPFLYAQAIAERRLTAASLIEDSSAHIPTQNGLYIPQNYDRRFKGWVSARTALASSLNVPAVRTLVMVTPDAFFSQLQRLGLPLRESGGYHGFSLALGSAEVPLLQLTNAYRALANGGQLTPVRWTPGQARAEAPVQAIDARAAFIVGDILSDPMARAPTFGTDSVLATRFWTAVKTGTSKDMRDNWAVGWSQRYTVGVWVGNARGDAMHSVSGTSGAAPVWAAVMGFLHARTPSRAPKAPDGVLQQAVRFGPDASGLPLESARGEWFVAGTQQNLFAMAGSGLPVASSSGRGTSAASPVRIARPANGTILALDPDIPPDRQRVQLSARPAGTAAMQEWQDASLRWRMVSAAPPGAAEPAPKEIGRGAAAAWMPWPGRHRLELVDAKGQVLDSVQVEVRGAGVVASRAGGR, from the coding sequence ATGCGCCTTCCCCGCGCGGCCCTGGTGGCCGCGCTGCTGTTCGCGGCCGGTGCCGCCCAGGCGCTGCCCAGCTTTTCCGAAGTCCGCGAGGGCCATCGCTCCTCCGAGACCGCACTGCTCTCGCGCGAGGGCGAGGTGCTCCAGCGCCAGCGCACGGACACCAGCGTGCGCCGTGGCGAATGGGTGGCGCTGTCCGATATCTCTCCCGCGCTGCGAACGGCCCTGGTGCTCAGCGAGGACAAGCGCTTCTACGAGCACAGCGGCGTGGACTGGAAGGCCGTGTCCGCCGCCGCCTGGGGCAATCTCTGGAACCAGCGCACACGGGGTGCCAGCACCATCACCATGCAGCTGGCGGGCTTGCTGGATGGCGACTGGCGCCAGGGACCTGGCGGGCGCAGCGTGGTGCAGAAACTCGGCCAGACCGTGGCTGCCCAGGTGCTGGACCGGCGTTGGCGCAAGGATCAGATCCTGGAGGCCTACCTGAATCTGGTACCGTTCCGTGGCGAGATCGTGGGCATAGACGCGCTGTCGCGCACACTGTTCGGCAAGGCCGCGCACGGCCTGGATGCACGCGAGGCGGCCATCGCCGCCGCCCTGGTGCGGGCGCCCAACGCCTTGCCCGAGCGCGTGGGCCAGCGTGCCTGTGGCGTGCTGCAGGCACTGGCGCCCGAGGACGTCGCGGCGCGCGACTGCAAGGCCATGGAGCTGCTCACGGCCAGCATGCTGCAGCGCCGCCAATGGGCCGCCAGCGAGGGCATGGCGCCGCACCTGGCACGCCGGCTGCTGGCGGGCGGGCAGGCCCGGGGACTGGCCAGCGTGCGATCCACGCTGAGTGCGCCCGTGCAGCGCTTTGCCGTGCAGAGCCTGCAGCAGCAATTGCGGGAGCTGCAGGGGCGCAATGTGGAGGATGGCGCCATCGTGGTGCTGGACAACGCCACGGGCGATGTGCTGGCCTGGGTGGGCTCGTCGGGCGATCTCAGCCAGGCGGCCGAGGTCGATGGCGTGACCGCCATGCGCCAGCCCGGTTCCACGCTCAAGCCCTTTCTCTATGCCCAGGCCATCGCCGAGCGGCGACTGACTGCAGCCTCGCTGATCGAGGATTCTTCGGCCCACATTCCCACGCAGAACGGGCTCTACATCCCGCAGAACTACGACCGGCGCTTCAAGGGCTGGGTCTCCGCGCGCACCGCGCTGGCGTCCTCGCTCAATGTGCCGGCGGTGCGCACCCTGGTCATGGTCACGCCCGATGCCTTCTTCTCCCAGCTGCAGCGCCTGGGCCTGCCGCTGCGCGAAAGCGGCGGCTACCACGGCTTCAGTCTGGCGCTGGGCAGTGCCGAGGTGCCGCTGCTGCAGCTGACCAATGCCTACCGCGCGCTTGCCAATGGCGGACAGCTGACGCCCGTGCGCTGGACTCCGGGCCAGGCCCGGGCCGAGGCGCCCGTGCAGGCCATCGATGCGCGCGCGGCCTTCATCGTCGGGGACATCCTGTCCGACCCCATGGCGCGCGCGCCCACCTTCGGCACGGACAGCGTGCTGGCCACGCGCTTCTGGACGGCCGTCAAGACCGGTACCAGCAAGGACATGCGTGACAACTGGGCCGTGGGCTGGTCGCAGCGCTACACCGTGGGCGTGTGGGTGGGCAATGCGCGCGGCGATGCCATGCACTCGGTCAGCGGCACCAGCGGCGCCGCGCCGGTCTGGGCGGCCGTGATGGGATTCCTGCATGCCCGCACCCCCAGCCGCGCGCCCAAGGCGCCCGACGGCGTGCTGCAGCAGGCCGTGCGCTTCGGGCCCGATGCCTCGGGCCTGCCGCTGGAAAGCGCGCGCGGCGAGTGGTTTGTCGCGGGCACGCAGCAAAACCTGTTCGCCATGGCGGGCAGCGGCTTGCCGGTGGCTTCGTCCTCCGGACGCGGCACTTCGGCCGCCTCGCCCGTGCGCATCGCGCGCCCGGCCAATGGCACCATCCTCGCGCTGGACCCCGACATCCCGCCGGACCGCCAGCGGGTGCAACTGTCGGCCCGTCCCGCCGGCACGGCCGCCATGCAGGAATGGCAGGACGCCAGCCTGCGCTGGCGCATGGTCAGCGCCGCCCCGCCCGGCGCGGCCGAGCCTGCGCCCAAGGAAATTGGCCGGGGTGCGGCCGCCGCCTGGATGCCCTGGCCGGGCCGCCACCGGCTGGAACTGGTCGATGCCAAGGGGCAGGTGCTGGACAGCGTGCAGGTAGAGGTGCGTGGCGCCGGCGTGGTGGCTTCGCGCGCGGGCGGACGCTGA
- a CDS encoding helix-turn-helix domain-containing GNAT family N-acetyltransferase, whose amino-acid sequence MPQHDLSLVDGIRTASRLMVRELGFMQATLAATDYPPSAVHAILEIGAQGRMPASQLAQVLGLEKSSISRMARKLVEAGELKEMADGEDGRIKQLALTAKGRRTLAAIEAFGRQQVTAALDRMQPPQQQAVSRGLALYAQALQAHRQEEPLPAPAQIQVLPGYRPGCIGRIVEMHARFYARHAGFGVFFESRVASGLAEFAGRLDKPCNQLWTALDGERIVGSVAIDGEDLGNGQAHLRWFILDDGLRGAGIGRQLLQQALEFCDRHGFEATQLWTFRGLDAARRLYESSGFAQAEEWEGQQWGTPVTEQRFVRPGPRAGSGG is encoded by the coding sequence ATGCCGCAGCACGATCTTTCCCTGGTGGACGGTATCCGCACCGCCTCGCGCCTGATGGTGCGCGAGCTGGGCTTCATGCAGGCCACGCTGGCAGCCACGGACTACCCTCCCTCGGCCGTACATGCCATTTTGGAGATCGGTGCGCAGGGGCGCATGCCGGCCTCGCAACTGGCCCAGGTCCTGGGGCTGGAGAAGTCCAGCATCAGCCGCATGGCACGCAAGCTGGTGGAGGCCGGTGAGCTGAAGGAAATGGCCGATGGAGAGGATGGCCGCATCAAGCAACTGGCACTCACCGCCAAGGGCCGGCGCACGCTGGCCGCCATCGAGGCCTTCGGACGCCAGCAGGTGACGGCCGCGCTGGACCGCATGCAGCCGCCCCAGCAACAGGCGGTCTCGCGCGGGCTGGCCCTCTACGCCCAGGCACTGCAGGCGCACCGGCAGGAAGAACCCCTGCCCGCGCCCGCACAGATACAGGTCCTGCCCGGATACCGGCCCGGCTGCATCGGCCGCATCGTGGAAATGCATGCGCGCTTCTATGCACGCCACGCAGGTTTCGGCGTCTTCTTCGAAAGCCGTGTGGCCAGTGGCCTGGCCGAGTTCGCAGGCCGGCTGGACAAGCCCTGCAATCAGTTGTGGACGGCGCTGGACGGCGAGCGCATCGTGGGTTCGGTGGCCATCGATGGCGAGGACCTGGGCAACGGCCAGGCCCATCTGCGCTGGTTCATCCTGGACGACGGCCTGCGCGGCGCAGGCATAGGCCGCCAACTGCTGCAGCAGGCCTTGGAGTTTTGCGACCGCCACGGCTTCGAGGCCACCCAGCTGTGGACCTTCCGGGGCCTGGATGCGGCACGCCGGCTCTACGAATCCTCGGGCTTCGCGCAGGCCGAGGAATGGGAGGGGCAGCAATGGGGCACGCCCGTGACGGAGCAGCGGTTCGTGCGGCCAGGGCCGCGCGCAGGCTCCGGCGGCTGA
- a CDS encoding L-lactate permease produces MVWQQVYDPLSNMWLSTLLAAVPVVVMLVGLGLLHMKAHLAAGAGLVAALVIAIFVYDMPTGMAGRAALFGGFTGLLPIGWIVLNIIFLHQLTEKNGSFKILQDSIAGITEDRRIQLLLIAFAFGAFFEGAAGFGTPVAVTAAILIGLGFSPLAASGLSLIANTAPVAFGALGTPVITLAKVHGYDLMEVTAMVGRQLPFFSVLVPFWLIWAFAGRKAMMEIWPVILVTGVSFAIPQYLVSNFIGPELVDIIAAIVSMVCIVAFLRVWQPRSIWRSTSLKGHEQSGGEARQASAVTQHPRADVIRAWTPWAILTVFVFIWGLPSVKAALNGLFAPAFPMEGLHNLVEKVPPVVRQPTREGAIYTLNLLSATGTGILLSAIVGGLVMKYNPVQLAGQFLRTLWLVRYSLLTIVLMLALGTLTRYSGTDTTLGLAFANTGVFYPFFGTLMGWLGVALTGSDTASNVLFGGMQKVAAEQLGLSPNLMGAANSSGGVMGKMIDAQSIVVASTATRWFNHEGDILRYVFFHSIALACLMGIFVTLQAYVWPFRLMVN; encoded by the coding sequence ATGGTCTGGCAACAGGTTTACGATCCGCTGTCCAACATGTGGCTGTCCACCCTGCTCGCGGCCGTACCGGTCGTGGTGATGCTGGTGGGCCTGGGCTTACTGCACATGAAGGCCCACCTGGCCGCCGGCGCGGGGCTGGTGGCGGCGCTGGTGATCGCCATCTTCGTCTACGACATGCCGACCGGCATGGCCGGGCGCGCAGCGCTGTTCGGCGGCTTCACGGGCCTGCTGCCCATCGGCTGGATCGTGCTGAACATCATCTTCCTGCACCAGCTGACCGAGAAGAACGGCAGCTTCAAGATCCTGCAGGACTCCATTGCGGGCATCACCGAGGACCGACGCATACAGCTGCTGCTGATCGCCTTCGCCTTCGGCGCCTTCTTCGAGGGCGCGGCCGGCTTCGGCACGCCCGTGGCCGTGACGGCGGCCATCCTGATCGGACTGGGCTTTTCGCCGCTGGCCGCCTCGGGCCTGTCGCTGATCGCCAATACCGCGCCCGTGGCCTTCGGTGCGCTGGGCACACCGGTGATCACGCTGGCCAAGGTGCATGGCTACGATCTCATGGAGGTCACGGCCATGGTGGGCCGCCAGTTGCCGTTCTTCTCGGTGCTGGTGCCGTTCTGGCTGATCTGGGCCTTCGCGGGGCGCAAGGCCATGATGGAGATCTGGCCGGTCATCCTCGTGACCGGCGTGTCCTTCGCCATACCCCAGTACCTGGTGTCCAACTTCATCGGCCCGGAGCTCGTGGACATCATCGCGGCCATCGTCTCCATGGTCTGCATCGTCGCCTTCCTGCGCGTGTGGCAGCCCAGGAGCATCTGGCGCTCGACCTCGCTCAAGGGCCATGAGCAAAGCGGCGGCGAGGCCCGGCAGGCCAGCGCCGTGACCCAGCACCCGCGCGCCGACGTGATCCGCGCCTGGACGCCCTGGGCCATCCTCACGGTCTTCGTCTTCATCTGGGGCCTGCCCTCGGTCAAGGCCGCGCTCAACGGCCTGTTCGCCCCGGCCTTTCCGATGGAGGGCCTGCACAACCTGGTCGAGAAGGTGCCGCCCGTGGTGCGCCAGCCCACCAGGGAAGGCGCCATCTACACGCTGAACCTGCTGTCGGCCACCGGAACGGGCATCCTGCTGTCGGCCATCGTGGGCGGCCTGGTCATGAAATACAACCCCGTGCAGCTGGCCGGCCAGTTCCTGCGCACCCTCTGGCTGGTGCGCTACTCGCTGCTGACCATCGTGCTGATGCTGGCCCTGGGCACGCTCACACGCTACTCCGGCACGGACACCACGCTGGGCCTGGCCTTCGCCAACACGGGCGTCTTCTACCCCTTCTTCGGCACCCTGATGGGCTGGCTGGGCGTGGCGCTCACGGGTTCGGACACGGCATCGAACGTGCTGTTCGGCGGCATGCAGAAGGTGGCCGCAGAGCAGCTGGGCCTGTCGCCCAACCTCATGGGCGCGGCCAACAGCTCAGGCGGCGTGATGGGCAAGATGATCGACGCCCAGTCCATCGTCGTCGCCTCCACGGCCACGCGCTGGTTCAACCACGAGGGCGACATCCTGCGCTACGTGTTCTTCCACTCCATCGCCCTGGCCTGCCTGATGGGCATCTTCGTAACTTTGCAGGCCTATGTCTGGCCGTTCAGACTGATGGTGAACTGA